In Massilia violaceinigra, one DNA window encodes the following:
- a CDS encoding lipoprotein-releasing ABC transporter permease subunit: MSIIHNLPYEWLVGLRYTRAGKRSGRNSFISFISLISVSGIALGVAALIVVLSVMNGFQKEVTDRMLSVLAHIEVFDPRGTMPNWQAAMQDAFKNPAVKGAAPFVETQGMLLRDGVMRPAVIRGILPLEEHKVSDAAGQVRQGSLSALVPGQFNIVMGYALARSLGIGIGDKVTMLLAQAQTTPAGMLPRTRSFTLVGIFEAGHYEYDASFAFVHLEDAQKMERLDAPSGLRLRIADMHAAPAVAQELKASMPGGLRIRDWSEQNATWFAAVQTEKKMMFVVLTLIIAVAAFNLIATLVMTVTEKQADIAILRTLGSSPRSIMKIFMIQGALVGLMGTLAGVGLGVLVALNIDVIVPFIERLLGVQFLPKDIYLISALPSDLRWPDVAKIGGVAVVLSFVATLYPSYTASRVKPAEALRYE, encoded by the coding sequence ATGAGCATCATCCACAACTTACCGTACGAATGGCTGGTCGGCCTGCGCTACACGCGTGCCGGCAAGCGTAGTGGCCGCAACAGCTTTATCTCGTTCATTTCCCTTATTTCCGTCTCCGGCATCGCCCTCGGCGTGGCAGCGCTGATCGTCGTGCTGTCGGTGATGAACGGCTTCCAGAAAGAAGTCACCGACCGCATGCTGTCGGTGCTGGCCCATATCGAAGTGTTCGACCCGCGCGGCACCATGCCCAACTGGCAGGCGGCGATGCAGGACGCGTTCAAGAACCCGGCGGTCAAGGGCGCCGCGCCGTTCGTCGAAACCCAGGGCATGCTGCTGCGCGATGGCGTGATGCGTCCGGCCGTCATCCGCGGCATCCTGCCGCTGGAAGAACACAAGGTGTCCGATGCGGCCGGCCAGGTGCGCCAGGGCAGCCTGTCCGCGCTGGTGCCGGGCCAGTTCAACATCGTCATGGGCTACGCGCTGGCGCGCTCGCTCGGCATCGGCATCGGCGACAAGGTGACCATGCTGCTGGCGCAGGCCCAGACCACGCCGGCCGGCATGCTGCCGCGCACGCGCTCGTTCACGCTGGTCGGCATTTTTGAAGCCGGCCATTACGAATATGACGCCAGCTTCGCTTTTGTGCACCTGGAAGACGCGCAGAAGATGGAGCGGCTCGACGCACCATCGGGCCTGCGCCTGCGCATCGCCGACATGCACGCCGCGCCCGCTGTGGCGCAGGAACTCAAGGCGAGCATGCCGGGCGGCTTGCGCATCCGCGACTGGTCCGAGCAAAATGCCACCTGGTTCGCCGCCGTGCAGACCGAGAAAAAAATGATGTTCGTCGTGCTGACCCTGATCATCGCGGTGGCCGCCTTCAACCTGATCGCCACGCTGGTGATGACGGTGACCGAAAAGCAGGCCGACATCGCCATCCTGCGCACGCTCGGTTCGTCGCCGCGCTCGATCATGAAGATCTTCATGATCCAGGGTGCGCTGGTGGGGCTGATGGGGACCCTGGCCGGCGTCGGCCTGGGCGTGCTGGTGGCGCTGAACATCGATGTCATCGTCCCGTTTATTGAACGTTTATTAGGAGTACAGTTTTTGCCCAAGGATATCTACCTGATCAGCGCCTTGCCGTCCGATTTGCGCTGGCCCGACGTGGCCAAGATCGGCGGCGTGGCCGTCGTCCTGTCGTTTGTCGCCACGCTCTACCCGAGCTACACGGCGTCGCGCGTCAAACCTGCGGAGGCGCTGCGCTATGAGTAA